A window of Sphingorhabdus lacus contains these coding sequences:
- a CDS encoding winged helix-turn-helix transcriptional regulator, producing the protein MGELRESLNDIFECGLPTALEAMGERWSFMILRAAFNGVRHFEEFLTEIAIARNILANRLTRLTESGILHRTPCPDDRRKVEYRLTEKGLDLLPTMIALRQWGEKWGTGIPSNPVLVDEQDRQPILPVSIRSHDDRVLGHMDLCWMNSADIKPISFQDHEDDDNRVRKLSAI; encoded by the coding sequence ATGGGTGAATTGAGAGAGTCGCTGAATGATATTTTCGAATGCGGATTACCCACCGCATTGGAGGCTATGGGCGAACGATGGTCGTTTATGATTTTGCGCGCCGCGTTCAACGGCGTGCGTCATTTTGAGGAATTCCTCACCGAAATCGCCATTGCGCGTAATATTCTGGCCAATCGCCTGACCCGATTGACCGAAAGCGGTATATTGCATCGCACGCCCTGCCCCGACGACCGGCGCAAGGTGGAGTACCGCTTGACGGAAAAGGGCCTGGATCTTCTGCCGACCATGATCGCGTTGCGGCAGTGGGGCGAAAAATGGGGCACTGGCATCCCTTCCAACCCGGTTCTTGTCGACGAACAGGATCGCCAGCCGATCTTACCCGTCAGCATCCGCAGCCACGATGATCGCGTTCTGGGACATATGGACCTGTGCTGGATGAATTCAGCCGATATCAAACCGATAAGCTTCCAGGACCATGAAGACGATGACAACCGGGTGCGTAAATTAAGCGCCATCTGA
- a CDS encoding CC_3452 family protein translates to MTLSHVSARFGALAAASVISATLLFVAPQAHAASSGPYYKVELAQPAASKQELLRSVFVKCEGTACRAPMASTAPKNMCISIAREFGEVSAFSAGDRVFTAEELAACNGSKKEVIAKN, encoded by the coding sequence ATGACCCTCTCCCATGTTTCTGCGCGTTTTGGCGCACTGGCCGCTGCATCTGTAATCAGCGCTACTCTTTTGTTCGTTGCTCCTCAGGCACATGCCGCATCGAGCGGTCCTTACTACAAGGTTGAACTGGCCCAGCCCGCTGCATCCAAGCAGGAATTGCTGCGCAGCGTTTTCGTGAAGTGCGAAGGCACCGCCTGCCGCGCTCCGATGGCCTCGACCGCACCCAAGAATATGTGCATCAGCATCGCGCGCGAATTTGGCGAAGTATCGGCCTTCTCGGCAGGTGACCGCGTATTCACCGCTGAAGAACTTGCCGCCTGCAATGGCAGCAAGAAGGAAGTAATTGCCAAGAATTGA
- a CDS encoding TonB-dependent receptor, whose protein sequence is MRHSISYSVAMVLAAVSHIPVHAEEIATDDDSRTIIVTGQSEGYVASNSVTATKTDTPLLDIPQSINVVTREQLEDQAHHSLSDVLRYVAGTTVGQGEGNRDQITLRGQNTTADFFLDGVRDDVQYYRGIYNIERVEILKGPYALIFGRGGGGGIVNRVQKSPKTDIFYAGQASVNSFGAFDISADLNAPLNDAAAIRLNAVYENLDSHRDFVGGERYAWNPYVAFKLGDGWNLGVSYEYVYDDRTTDRGIPSVATVAGQPNAPLRGIRDQFFGIPGVNRTTLEAQIGKLRLDGQLAENLQFNGTMLYGDYDKIYDNVFANGPASGPNGTVALAAYSDPTQRTNFIAQGNLVWDIETGPLAHKILVGIEYGDQKSENRRTNGTLSNASFNLANPVFPTVVFNAPARNTVSDVTFFSAYVQDQISIGEHFDIVGGLRYDSFDIEGVDLFPVVDRPFARKDTKVSPRLGLIFKPVESVSIYSSFSQSFLPRSGDQFLSLSTTQENLAPEKFTNYEVGAKWDVRPNLNLTLALFQLDRSNATTPDPLNPLATINVGKTTTKGLELAVTGRITPTWQVHGGYSYQDATLAGNDLIRLGQVPKHQASLWNRYDFGGRFAAGVGIIHQSSQFAAIRTAANTTRLPAFTRVDAALYYDLSDTVEVQVNVENLFDTTYFSDAHNNNNISTGAPINGRFTIRAKF, encoded by the coding sequence GTGCGTCATTCAATTTCTTATTCGGTGGCAATGGTTTTGGCTGCCGTGTCACATATACCCGTTCACGCTGAGGAAATCGCAACCGATGACGATAGCCGGACCATTATCGTCACAGGCCAGAGCGAGGGGTATGTCGCCTCCAACTCTGTAACGGCCACCAAAACCGACACGCCCCTGCTGGATATCCCCCAGAGCATCAACGTGGTGACGCGCGAACAACTGGAAGATCAGGCCCATCATTCGTTAAGTGACGTGCTGCGCTATGTCGCGGGAACGACTGTCGGCCAAGGGGAGGGCAATCGAGACCAGATCACGCTGCGTGGTCAGAATACGACGGCGGACTTTTTTCTCGATGGTGTGCGCGACGACGTTCAATATTATCGCGGTATCTATAACATAGAGCGGGTCGAAATATTGAAGGGACCTTATGCTCTGATTTTCGGACGTGGCGGTGGCGGCGGGATTGTCAACCGGGTGCAGAAATCGCCAAAGACCGACATTTTCTACGCAGGCCAAGCCAGTGTGAACAGCTTCGGTGCATTCGATATTTCCGCTGACCTGAATGCACCGCTGAATGACGCCGCCGCCATTCGACTGAATGCCGTCTATGAAAATCTCGATAGCCATCGCGATTTTGTGGGTGGCGAGCGCTATGCCTGGAACCCTTACGTCGCCTTTAAACTGGGTGATGGCTGGAATCTCGGCGTTTCGTACGAATATGTTTATGATGATCGCACAACCGATCGTGGCATTCCTTCGGTGGCAACGGTCGCTGGTCAACCGAATGCACCTCTGCGTGGCATCCGCGATCAGTTTTTCGGAATTCCGGGCGTAAACAGAACAACGCTGGAGGCCCAGATTGGCAAATTGCGTTTGGACGGGCAATTGGCCGAAAACCTGCAGTTCAACGGCACGATGTTGTACGGCGACTATGACAAGATCTACGACAATGTGTTTGCCAACGGTCCTGCGAGCGGACCAAATGGCACCGTGGCGCTCGCCGCCTATAGCGATCCTACGCAGCGGACCAATTTCATTGCCCAGGGTAATCTGGTTTGGGATATCGAAACGGGTCCGCTTGCGCACAAGATTTTGGTCGGCATCGAATATGGCGATCAAAAGAGTGAAAATCGACGCACGAACGGAACCTTGTCAAACGCGTCCTTCAATCTGGCCAATCCCGTTTTCCCGACCGTTGTCTTCAACGCACCGGCACGCAACACCGTTTCCGATGTGACTTTCTTTTCGGCCTATGTGCAGGATCAGATCAGTATCGGGGAACATTTCGATATTGTCGGCGGATTGCGCTACGACAGTTTCGACATTGAGGGCGTAGACCTGTTCCCCGTCGTGGACCGACCGTTCGCACGAAAGGATACCAAAGTCAGTCCGCGGCTTGGGTTGATATTCAAACCTGTCGAGAGTGTGTCGATTTACAGCAGCTTCAGTCAATCCTTCCTGCCGCGCTCCGGCGACCAGTTCTTGTCCTTGAGCACCACGCAAGAAAATCTCGCACCGGAGAAGTTCACCAACTACGAGGTGGGGGCAAAATGGGATGTGCGGCCGAACCTCAATCTAACGCTCGCCCTGTTCCAACTCGACCGCAGCAACGCGACCACGCCGGATCCCCTCAATCCGCTGGCGACAATCAATGTGGGCAAAACCACCACAAAGGGCCTTGAGCTGGCAGTAACCGGTCGCATTACGCCGACGTGGCAGGTGCATGGCGGCTATAGTTATCAGGATGCGACTCTTGCGGGCAACGATCTGATCAGACTGGGGCAGGTGCCCAAACATCAGGCCAGTTTGTGGAACCGCTATGATTTCGGCGGCCGCTTTGCGGCTGGCGTGGGCATCATTCACCAATCAAGCCAGTTCGCCGCCATTCGCACGGCGGCAAATACCACGCGCCTCCCTGCATTCACACGCGTCGATGCTGCGCTCTATTACGATCTCAGCGATACGGTAGAAGTGCAGGTGAATGTCGAGAATTTGTTCGATACGACCTATTTTTCGGACGCCCATAACAACAATAATATTTCGACCGGAGCGCCCATTAATGGACGTTTCACGATCCGGGCGAAATTCTAA
- a CDS encoding putative bifunctional diguanylate cyclase/phosphodiesterase produces the protein MSGVIKKDASLELPNELSFKALLGLAEPVGLDGDVMRGIQARTMRQRTTLRVGLNLVCAIMAIFLYKGVAPTWALASWAILFSAFHLFTFHQFGTKWVWDRPQINREDVRKLNTHSAVTAIMWGSAFGFLGTSGSLMELIGLWSIVLGMMVYASLLLPTAPMAATIFIGVTSLCASIGFVFHSGYYLAVAACGIGALLIMACLRSARAQILFEVANSIVQEKSETVSLLLREFEDSGADWLWQTDTSRCATHVSPRFAYALGEEAKAIEGQPLLKLIAGDAWEKGQYPQALHDLADRLKRRESFSNLIVPVTIKGITRWWELSASPRHSEDGSFLGFRGVGSDVTEQRESADKISHLARFDTLTGLPNRLQLTETLAEALSDADKWRRRCGFMMIDLDRFKAVNDTLGHPVGDRLLAQVARRLQLIMSDNELCGRLGGDEFAVVIKDANDSKYVATLARRIIESLSRPYEVDQNTLYIGASIGSALGPIDGRTVELLMRSADLALYRSKDQGGNTHHSYQHKLHANAEERRLMEFELRNALEREQLHVEYQPVVNADGDNILVGFEALLRWNNPKFGNVSPAKFVPVAEDARLIVPIGDFVLRRACKDAMSWPESTRVAVNISVDQLTSTNFVETVISALHDSGMPAWRLELEVTESIFLRDGTLAVQVLDRLRGLGIKLSLDDFGTGYSSLGYLRNVRFDTIKVDRSFVQGAAKNKAESLAIIRAVVALADSLNIATTAEGVETESELAMIQQLGCKKIQGYYFGRPMVFADSLELFKGPRRNVA, from the coding sequence ATGTCGGGCGTGATAAAAAAAGACGCGTCCCTAGAATTGCCAAATGAACTGTCGTTCAAGGCGCTGTTGGGCCTTGCCGAGCCTGTCGGCTTGGATGGCGATGTCATGCGCGGCATTCAGGCGCGTACGATGCGTCAACGCACGACCTTGCGTGTAGGGTTGAACCTCGTTTGCGCCATCATGGCGATATTTCTGTACAAGGGCGTTGCCCCGACTTGGGCCTTGGCGTCCTGGGCCATATTGTTCAGTGCCTTTCATCTTTTCACCTTCCATCAATTTGGTACGAAATGGGTGTGGGATCGACCTCAGATAAACCGGGAAGACGTACGCAAACTGAACACGCATTCCGCCGTAACCGCCATAATGTGGGGTTCGGCATTCGGGTTTTTGGGCACGAGTGGTTCGCTCATGGAGTTGATCGGGCTGTGGTCCATCGTGCTGGGCATGATGGTTTATGCGTCGCTTCTCCTGCCGACCGCGCCCATGGCCGCGACCATTTTCATCGGCGTTACGAGCCTGTGCGCAAGCATCGGGTTTGTTTTTCACAGCGGCTACTATCTCGCCGTTGCCGCCTGTGGCATAGGTGCACTCCTCATCATGGCCTGTTTGCGGTCGGCGCGGGCGCAAATATTGTTCGAGGTCGCCAACAGCATCGTCCAGGAAAAGTCCGAAACCGTGAGCTTATTGCTACGCGAGTTTGAGGATAGCGGCGCAGACTGGCTTTGGCAGACGGACACCTCGCGCTGTGCAACACATGTGTCGCCGCGCTTCGCATATGCGTTGGGCGAAGAAGCTAAGGCCATTGAAGGCCAGCCACTGCTCAAGCTCATTGCAGGCGACGCATGGGAAAAGGGTCAATATCCGCAGGCTCTTCACGATCTTGCGGATCGGTTGAAACGGCGCGAGTCCTTCAGCAATTTGATTGTCCCGGTGACGATCAAGGGAATTACCCGCTGGTGGGAATTGTCGGCATCGCCCCGCCATTCCGAAGATGGAAGCTTTCTCGGATTCCGGGGTGTTGGTTCCGACGTGACCGAACAGCGGGAATCGGCTGACAAGATTTCGCATCTGGCCAGGTTTGATACGCTGACCGGTTTGCCGAACCGGCTGCAATTGACCGAAACGCTTGCCGAAGCTCTATCTGATGCCGACAAGTGGCGCCGTCGGTGCGGGTTTATGATGATCGATCTGGACCGGTTCAAGGCAGTTAATGATACGCTGGGCCACCCGGTTGGTGACCGACTATTGGCGCAAGTTGCGCGGCGCCTTCAACTGATCATGTCCGATAATGAGCTGTGCGGCCGGTTGGGCGGTGACGAATTCGCCGTCGTCATCAAAGACGCCAACGACAGCAAATATGTGGCGACATTGGCACGACGCATCATCGAAAGCCTGTCACGCCCATATGAGGTTGACCAGAACACATTATATATTGGCGCCAGTATCGGCAGCGCGTTGGGTCCAATTGATGGGCGTACCGTAGAGTTGCTGATGCGCAGTGCGGACTTGGCGCTGTACCGTTCCAAGGACCAAGGCGGCAATACGCATCATAGCTATCAGCATAAGCTGCATGCCAATGCGGAAGAGCGGCGCTTGATGGAGTTCGAGCTCCGCAACGCCCTCGAGCGCGAACAGCTACATGTGGAATATCAGCCGGTCGTGAATGCGGATGGCGATAACATATTGGTCGGTTTCGAGGCGCTTCTGCGTTGGAACAATCCCAAGTTCGGCAATGTGTCTCCGGCCAAATTCGTGCCGGTTGCAGAAGATGCCCGGCTGATTGTTCCGATCGGCGACTTCGTTCTGCGCCGGGCTTGTAAAGATGCGATGAGCTGGCCGGAATCGACCCGTGTCGCTGTGAACATCTCGGTCGACCAGCTGACGAGCACCAACTTCGTGGAGACTGTTATTTCAGCGCTTCATGACAGCGGTATGCCCGCGTGGCGGCTTGAGTTGGAAGTGACCGAAAGCATTTTCCTGCGCGACGGCACGCTCGCTGTGCAAGTATTGGATCGCTTGCGTGGGTTGGGGATCAAGCTGTCGCTTGATGACTTCGGCACTGGTTATTCTTCGCTTGGCTATTTGCGGAACGTGCGATTTGATACCATCAAGGTCGACCGCAGTTTTGTTCAGGGCGCGGCGAAGAACAAGGCGGAGAGCCTGGCCATTATCCGGGCGGTGGTTGCTCTTGCCGACAGTTTGAACATTGCAACGACGGCCGAAGGTGTGGAAACCGAGAGCGAGTTGGCGATGATCCAGCAACTCGGCTGCAAGAAAATCCAGGGCTATTATTTCGGACGCCCGATGGTGTTCGCGGATAGTCTGGAGCTGTTCAAAGGTCCCCGACGCAACGTCGCCTGA
- a CDS encoding fatty acyl-AMP ligase, with product MSELASTPTLDRLERRFSDFATLGEALDYAALGQRGLNFHDMRGRLARPYPFSEMRADALDMAYRLISHGIVKGDRVALVAETGTQFASLFFGCIYAGAWPVPLPLPTSFGGKESYVDQLSVQLKSCDPKILFYPPELADMAGDAARACGVEGLDWDSFADRIPLKADLPSADTDEICYLQYSSGSTRFPHGVAVTHKALLNNLSAHSHGMQVNEHDRCVSWLPWYHDMGLVGCFLSPVANQVSTDYMKTEDFARRPLAWLDVISAADGTVISYSPTFGYDICARRISSQSHVNDRFDLSKWRLAGNGADMIRPDVMQSFVDAFSDAGFKASSFLPSYGLAETTLAVSIMPPGEGIQVELVEETELTGHPGAADRPVRYRAIVNCGKAVKDMTIEIRDENGTPLSDRVIGKVWCSGPSLMKEYFRDPESTNACLIDGWLDTGDMGYMSNGYIYIVGRAKDMIIINGKNHWPQDIEWAVEQLPGFKAGDIAAFSVTTPGGEEAPAVLVQCRTTDEVERAKLREQIRDKVRSVTGMNCVVELVPPRTLPRTSSGKMSRAKARNLYLSGEIQPYAVAA from the coding sequence ATGAGCGAACTCGCGAGCACGCCTACGCTGGACCGCTTGGAACGCCGGTTTTCGGATTTTGCTACCCTGGGTGAAGCACTGGATTATGCCGCTCTTGGCCAGCGTGGTCTGAACTTTCACGATATGCGTGGTCGCTTGGCGCGCCCCTATCCGTTCTCCGAAATGCGGGCCGATGCTTTGGACATGGCGTATCGGTTGATCAGCCATGGCATTGTGAAGGGTGATCGGGTTGCTTTGGTCGCCGAAACAGGCACGCAATTCGCGTCGCTCTTTTTCGGCTGCATTTACGCGGGCGCATGGCCGGTTCCGCTTCCGCTGCCGACATCGTTCGGCGGTAAGGAAAGCTATGTGGACCAATTGTCGGTCCAGCTCAAAAGCTGCGATCCCAAAATATTGTTCTACCCACCGGAATTGGCCGACATGGCGGGCGATGCCGCGCGCGCCTGTGGTGTGGAAGGGCTGGATTGGGATAGTTTTGCGGATCGAATTCCGCTGAAGGCCGATCTGCCGAGCGCGGACACGGACGAAATTTGCTATTTGCAATATAGCAGCGGTTCAACCCGCTTCCCGCACGGTGTGGCCGTGACGCATAAGGCGCTGCTGAATAATCTGTCTGCGCACTCCCATGGCATGCAAGTAAATGAGCATGACCGCTGCGTTTCGTGGCTACCCTGGTATCACGACATGGGCCTCGTCGGATGCTTCCTATCGCCCGTCGCCAATCAGGTTTCGACGGACTATATGAAGACCGAAGATTTTGCCCGGCGCCCGCTTGCATGGCTGGATGTCATCAGCGCGGCGGATGGTACGGTTATCAGCTATTCTCCTACATTCGGCTACGACATTTGCGCGCGCCGGATTTCAAGCCAAAGCCATGTCAACGACCGCTTCGATCTTTCAAAATGGCGCTTGGCTGGCAATGGGGCCGATATGATCCGTCCCGATGTAATGCAGTCTTTTGTCGACGCGTTCAGCGACGCCGGGTTCAAGGCATCGTCTTTCCTGCCGAGCTACGGTCTCGCTGAAACGACCCTGGCTGTCTCGATCATGCCCCCGGGCGAAGGCATTCAGGTAGAACTGGTTGAGGAAACCGAGTTGACCGGTCATCCGGGTGCAGCGGATCGGCCGGTGCGTTACCGCGCCATCGTTAACTGCGGCAAAGCGGTCAAAGACATGACGATCGAAATCCGTGATGAAAATGGCACGCCCTTGTCCGACAGGGTCATTGGTAAAGTGTGGTGCAGCGGACCTTCGCTGATGAAAGAATATTTCCGCGATCCAGAATCGACCAATGCGTGCCTGATTGATGGGTGGCTCGACACCGGCGATATGGGATATATGTCCAATGGCTATATCTACATCGTCGGCCGCGCCAAAGACATGATCATTATCAATGGCAAAAACCACTGGCCGCAGGATATCGAGTGGGCGGTGGAGCAACTTCCGGGCTTCAAGGCCGGTGATATTGCTGCTTTCTCTGTGACGACACCCGGCGGTGAAGAAGCGCCCGCGGTATTGGTCCAATGCAGGACAACGGACGAGGTCGAGCGTGCCAAATTGCGTGAACAGATACGGGATAAGGTGCGGTCGGTAACCGGCATGAATTGCGTGGTTGAACTGGTCCCGCCGCGGACGCTCCCGCGCACCAGTTCGGGCAAGATGAGCCGCGCTAAGGCACGCAATCTCTATCTCTCGGGTGAAATTCAACCCTATGCCGTAGCGGCTTAA
- a CDS encoding arsenate reductase family protein: MHATIWHNPNCGTSRKTLAILEATPGVQLTVIEYLRHPYKEEKLVQLFEDAGLTAREALRTRGSRAEELGLIEGASNEVILEAMVADAMLVERPFVETEKGVRLCRPQEKVGEIL; this comes from the coding sequence ATGCATGCAACGATCTGGCACAATCCGAACTGCGGCACATCCCGCAAAACATTAGCGATATTGGAAGCCACGCCGGGTGTCCAACTTACCGTGATCGAGTATCTTCGACATCCCTATAAGGAGGAAAAGCTGGTGCAATTGTTTGAGGACGCCGGTCTTACAGCACGTGAAGCGCTGCGCACACGGGGATCGAGGGCTGAAGAATTGGGCCTGATCGAAGGCGCTTCTAACGAAGTAATTCTGGAAGCAATGGTCGCCGATGCGATGCTGGTTGAGCGTCCTTTTGTCGAGACCGAAAAAGGCGTCCGCCTGTGTCGCCCACAAGAAAAGGTCGGCGAGATCCTTTAA
- a CDS encoding helix-turn-helix transcriptional regulator → MGIEQGHPVTRLSAVQIETLRLVYAHKNSKEIARIMGVSSHTVDERIRTSIRKLGVDSRTKAAILVAETLDPNTYQPLSYQPSVIGFETQFEQPSGLDPEDLQSTPIWLRPPFPTKRRPHNTDSFGERLLWPVLIAMGTIMAFAALYAVMLGLGAMLS, encoded by the coding sequence GTGGGCATCGAACAGGGACATCCGGTCACTCGTCTTAGCGCCGTTCAAATCGAAACGTTGCGCCTTGTATACGCACATAAAAACTCCAAAGAAATCGCACGGATCATGGGCGTGTCCTCCCACACCGTCGATGAGCGCATTCGCACGTCCATTCGGAAGCTCGGAGTAGACTCCCGAACGAAGGCGGCGATTTTGGTCGCCGAAACTCTCGACCCCAACACCTATCAACCGTTGAGTTATCAACCGTCCGTTATAGGTTTTGAAACACAATTTGAGCAACCCAGTGGCCTTGACCCGGAAGATCTGCAGTCGACGCCAATCTGGCTGAGGCCGCCCTTCCCAACGAAAAGGAGGCCACACAACACCGATTCATTTGGAGAGCGTTTGCTGTGGCCTGTGCTGATTGCAATGGGGACGATCATGGCATTTGCCGCTCTCTACGCCGTAATGCTCGGACTGGGGGCAATGCTATCCTGA
- a CDS encoding RelA/SpoT family protein has translation MMRQYELVERVRAYDPEVDEDRLNRAYVFTVQMHGAQKRASGDPYFSHPVEVAGLMTDLKMDQDTIITALLHDTVEDTLTTIEDIENKFGPEVARLVDGVTKLSKIEAQTEDERAAENLRKFLLAISDDIRVLLVKLADRLHNMRTLHFIKSPEKRRRIAKETMDIYAPLAERIGMYEYMREMQLLAFQQLEPEAYETITGRLKQIREKADVEIDQINQTIAWEMEQAGLKIKISGREKHPYSIWKKMQERHVAFEQLTDINAFRVITETEEDCYRALGVLHRRWQMVPGRFKDFVSTPKRNGYKSIHTTIMFAKNMRVEVQIRSKEMHRASEYGFAAHWAYKQADKPDGQAGWLRDLIEILETSQDAEDILENTRMAMYQDRIFAFTPKGALHQLPKGSTVVDFAYAVHTDLGDKTVGAKLNGRHVPLRTQLNNGDMVEILKSKAQEPQPTWLNFVTTGKARAAIRRHVRHRERDELVAIGRKLYEEIAQRLPAKIGKKALTAAVDRLKLENEEELMHRIGAGKINDRALLEALVPGFDAGDVSGDFPNQERAISIRGLTPGVGYHLGDCCHPIPGDRIVGLRLPGQPVEVHTIECDRLASGVDADWVDLSWGQGSDGASARLRVVIHNRPGTLGEIAGIFGYHKANIINLRMTARDLEFHTFEVDLEVHDLQHLMRIISALRASEAVATADRVYD, from the coding sequence ATGATGCGGCAATATGAACTTGTGGAACGGGTGCGTGCTTACGACCCGGAGGTTGATGAAGATCGGCTAAACAGAGCCTATGTATTTACAGTCCAAATGCATGGCGCGCAAAAGCGGGCCAGTGGAGACCCCTATTTTAGCCACCCGGTAGAGGTTGCGGGTCTGATGACCGACCTGAAAATGGATCAGGACACAATCATCACCGCACTGCTGCACGATACGGTTGAAGATACGCTCACGACGATTGAGGATATCGAAAACAAATTCGGACCGGAAGTCGCACGTCTTGTTGACGGCGTGACCAAACTTTCGAAGATCGAGGCCCAGACCGAAGATGAACGGGCTGCCGAGAACCTCCGCAAATTTTTGCTGGCCATTTCGGACGACATCCGGGTCCTACTCGTCAAGCTTGCGGATCGCTTGCACAATATGCGTACGCTGCATTTTATCAAAAGTCCGGAAAAGCGCCGTCGCATCGCCAAAGAAACCATGGATATCTACGCGCCGTTGGCGGAGCGGATCGGCATGTACGAATATATGCGCGAGATGCAGTTGCTTGCGTTCCAGCAACTGGAGCCGGAGGCCTATGAGACGATCACGGGGCGGCTGAAACAAATCCGTGAAAAGGCCGATGTCGAGATTGACCAGATCAACCAGACAATTGCCTGGGAAATGGAACAGGCGGGATTGAAGATCAAGATATCGGGGCGCGAAAAGCATCCTTATTCCATTTGGAAAAAGATGCAGGAGCGCCATGTCGCATTCGAACAGCTCACCGATATCAATGCGTTCCGGGTGATTACGGAAACGGAGGAGGATTGCTACAGGGCCTTGGGGGTCTTGCACCGCCGCTGGCAGATGGTCCCCGGCCGGTTCAAGGACTTTGTCTCAACGCCCAAACGCAACGGTTATAAATCGATCCACACCACCATCATGTTTGCCAAAAATATGCGGGTGGAGGTCCAGATCCGCAGCAAGGAAATGCATCGCGCGTCCGAATATGGGTTCGCGGCACATTGGGCCTATAAACAAGCCGATAAACCGGATGGACAGGCCGGTTGGCTTCGCGACCTGATCGAAATTCTCGAGACCAGCCAGGATGCCGAAGACATCCTCGAAAACACCCGCATGGCGATGTATCAGGATCGCATCTTTGCCTTCACACCAAAGGGTGCTCTTCACCAGCTTCCAAAGGGATCGACAGTGGTCGATTTTGCCTATGCGGTGCATACTGATCTAGGCGACAAGACCGTAGGCGCGAAGCTGAATGGTCGTCATGTGCCTCTGCGCACACAACTGAACAACGGCGACATGGTCGAGATTTTGAAGTCAAAGGCGCAGGAGCCACAGCCGACTTGGCTGAATTTCGTGACCACAGGAAAAGCCCGTGCGGCGATCCGTCGCCATGTCCGGCACCGGGAACGCGACGAACTGGTCGCAATCGGCCGAAAATTATATGAAGAAATCGCGCAACGCCTTCCGGCAAAGATCGGAAAGAAAGCGCTGACGGCGGCGGTCGATCGCTTGAAGCTCGAAAATGAAGAAGAACTGATGCATCGCATTGGTGCCGGCAAAATCAACGATCGCGCGCTTTTGGAAGCGCTTGTCCCGGGTTTTGACGCAGGCGATGTCTCCGGTGATTTTCCCAACCAAGAACGGGCGATTTCCATCCGGGGTCTAACCCCGGGCGTCGGCTACCATCTTGGCGATTGCTGCCACCCCATTCCGGGTGATCGTATCGTGGGTCTGCGTTTGCCGGGGCAACCTGTGGAGGTTCACACCATTGAGTGTGACCGGCTTGCGAGCGGCGTGGATGCGGACTGGGTTGACCTCAGCTGGGGGCAGGGCAGCGACGGCGCCTCTGCCCGATTGCGCGTGGTTATTCACAACCGGCCGGGTACTTTGGGTGAAATAGCCGGGATTTTTGGATATCATAAGGCGAATATCATTAACTTGCGAATGACCGCCCGTGACCTTGAGTTCCATACATTTGAAGTCGATCTGGAGGTTCACGATCTGCAGCATTTGATGCGGATTATTTCCGCATTGAGAGCGAGCGAGGCGGTCGCTACGGCAGATCGCGTTTATGATTGA
- a CDS encoding regulatory protein RecX has translation MYRTSVKPSPPALNEERMRGLALHYVGKYATTRAKLATYLNRKIRERGWDDEKQADIEALVNSFSELGYINDTQFAEARGRAFVRRGYGKRRLDEDLRAAGIEDGDSVSARDFAETSEFIAAENFARRKRIGPFAQEIASEERRRKNMQAFLRAGHGWELARLFVNADPGDVINEN, from the coding sequence ATGTACCGTACATCTGTCAAACCGTCCCCTCCTGCGCTGAACGAAGAGCGAATGCGAGGGTTAGCGCTGCATTATGTCGGAAAGTATGCAACGACCCGCGCCAAGCTTGCCACCTACCTCAACAGGAAAATTCGCGAGCGCGGCTGGGACGACGAAAAACAGGCGGACATCGAAGCACTTGTGAACAGCTTTTCGGAGCTAGGATATATAAACGACACGCAATTTGCGGAAGCACGCGGCCGCGCGTTTGTCAGGCGAGGATATGGAAAGCGGCGGCTCGACGAAGACCTGCGCGCAGCCGGAATAGAAGATGGGGATTCCGTATCAGCTCGTGATTTCGCAGAGACATCGGAGTTTATCGCTGCGGAAAACTTCGCCCGACGGAAACGCATCGGACCATTCGCGCAGGAAATCGCTTCGGAGGAAAGGCGACGGAAAAACATGCAGGCATTTTTGCGGGCGGGCCATGGATGGGAATTGGCCCGCCTCTTTGTGAATGCCGATCCGGGGGACGTCATAAACGAAAACTAA